A stretch of Chitinophagales bacterium DNA encodes these proteins:
- a CDS encoding ABC transporter permease yields MIRNYLKTAFRNLLRNRSFTIINIAGLALSVACALIIFINVQFEKSFDHFNSQKSRIYRIVTNTSYSDGTKAQTSGVPLLLGEALQVDMPQLKDVTTAYSQFNSFFAVTDPETGEVRKFKQDDGIYYIQPDFFKIFTFPWITGNPATAMAEPNSIALSKSVAEQFFGDWKKAIGQSIKVNHSFTLQVNGIMNDSPDNSSIPLKIAMSFITFRTNDSASYNQLSDWGNISSNFNAYVLLPPNMSAASIDRLLPSFSKKHYRSNTNEQMLNSLQPLSDVHFNQDYGSDVRTVSKTTLNGVILIALFVVLMACINFINLATALATRRSREVGVRKVLGSSRFDLVKQFAGETFLIVTASSVIGIAIAVAAFPFVKDLTNLPDNVSILFSSNVWIWIAIIILAVTVLAGTYPALVLSGFQPIQALKNKIPNRTKTGVSLRAGLVVFQFLISQVLIIATIITAGLLQYIHQADLGLNPNVIMQVPLYSDTTAIARFSDFKNEVQQLSSVTNVSISSDAPTSENDWSTNFSFDHRPKDEDFNVYLKFADADFFRTYGLKFLAGQGYEQSDTSKEVVINKTLMKKLGVSNPQDAIGKMIRTGRGKWKPVVGVVKDFKTNSLHETVKPTYISCKKDYYGIAGIKILPGTISETITAVNKIWDRIYPEYFFGNTFLDENIAQFYLQDEKLAKLYKVVAALAIFISCLGLFGLVSFFIANRTKEVGIRKVLGASIANISALFLKYFLVLVIVALIIAIPMGWYLMNSWLQNFVFRINISWWTFILAGLLSISIAVLTVIVQILRLAFINPVKSLRIE; encoded by the coding sequence ATGATTAGAAATTATTTAAAAACAGCCTTCCGAAATTTACTAAGAAACAGAAGCTTCACGATCATCAATATTGCCGGACTTGCACTGAGTGTTGCCTGCGCGCTGATCATTTTTATTAATGTGCAGTTTGAGAAAAGCTTCGACCACTTTAATTCGCAGAAAAGCCGAATCTACCGGATAGTAACAAATACGAGCTATTCGGATGGCACAAAAGCTCAGACCTCGGGTGTTCCACTGCTTTTGGGAGAAGCACTTCAGGTTGACATGCCCCAGTTAAAAGATGTAACTACTGCCTATTCCCAGTTCAATTCCTTTTTTGCAGTTACCGATCCTGAAACGGGGGAGGTCAGAAAATTTAAGCAGGACGATGGCATCTATTATATTCAGCCTGATTTTTTCAAAATATTCACTTTTCCCTGGATCACGGGGAATCCGGCTACCGCGATGGCGGAACCAAATTCCATTGCACTAAGTAAAAGCGTTGCTGAGCAATTCTTTGGTGACTGGAAAAAGGCAATCGGACAATCTATTAAGGTGAACCATTCATTTACGCTTCAGGTGAATGGAATCATGAATGACTCTCCTGATAACAGCAGCATTCCGTTAAAAATAGCAATGTCGTTTATAACTTTTCGTACCAACGATTCCGCTTCATACAATCAACTAAGCGATTGGGGGAATATAAGCAGCAATTTCAACGCTTATGTTTTATTACCTCCAAACATGTCAGCCGCATCTATTGATAGATTGCTTCCTTCGTTTTCAAAAAAACATTACCGCAGTAATACCAATGAGCAGATGCTAAATTCGCTTCAGCCATTGAGCGATGTTCACTTCAACCAGGATTACGGTTCCGATGTAAGGACGGTGAGCAAAACAACTCTAAACGGAGTGATCCTGATTGCCCTTTTCGTCGTTCTGATGGCGTGTATTAACTTCATTAATCTCGCTACTGCACTTGCTACCCGGCGTTCCAGGGAAGTAGGTGTACGCAAAGTGCTCGGCAGCAGCAGGTTTGATTTGGTAAAACAATTTGCCGGAGAGACATTTTTAATTGTTACTGCATCATCAGTGATTGGAATCGCAATTGCAGTTGCCGCTTTTCCTTTTGTGAAAGACCTTACAAACCTGCCGGATAACGTATCCATTCTTTTCAGTAGTAATGTCTGGATATGGATTGCAATAATCATTTTAGCTGTAACTGTGTTAGCGGGTACATACCCTGCATTAGTACTTTCCGGTTTTCAGCCGATTCAGGCACTTAAGAATAAAATCCCCAACAGAACTAAGACAGGTGTAAGTCTGCGGGCAGGATTGGTGGTTTTTCAATTTCTGATTTCACAGGTGCTCATAATCGCAACCATTATTACTGCAGGTCTGCTGCAATACATTCATCAGGCAGACCTTGGCTTAAATCCCAATGTGATTATGCAGGTTCCTTTATACAGTGATACCACTGCTATTGCCCGCTTCAGCGATTTTAAGAATGAGGTGCAGCAGCTTTCATCTGTTACTAATGTTAGCATCAGCAGTGATGCCCCCACTTCTGAAAATGACTGGAGTACAAATTTTTCTTTTGATCATCGGCCAAAAGATGAAGATTTTAATGTTTACCTCAAGTTTGCAGACGCAGATTTTTTCCGGACATACGGATTAAAGTTTCTGGCAGGACAAGGATATGAACAATCAGACACCTCAAAAGAAGTGGTGATCAATAAGACACTGATGAAAAAATTAGGAGTTTCAAATCCTCAGGATGCTATCGGAAAAATGATCCGGACTGGAAGAGGAAAGTGGAAACCAGTAGTTGGTGTTGTAAAGGATTTTAAAACGAATTCTTTGCATGAAACCGTAAAACCTACTTACATCTCCTGCAAAAAAGATTATTATGGAATTGCCGGAATAAAGATTTTACCCGGAACTATAAGTGAAACGATTACAGCAGTAAATAAAATATGGGATAGGATTTATCCTGAATATTTCTTCGGGAATACTTTTCTCGATGAGAACATTGCACAATTTTACCTGCAGGATGAAAAGCTTGCCAAGCTGTATAAAGTAGTTGCTGCCCTCGCCATTTTTATTTCATGCCTTGGTCTGTTTGGTCTGGTTTCATTCTTTATAGCAAACAGAACTAAAGAAGTTGGGATACGAAAAGTACTTGGTGCATCGATAGCAAATATCAGTGCTTTGTTTCTTAAATATTTTTTAGTCCTGGTTATTGTGGCGCTGATAATTGCAATCCCCATGGGTTGGTATCTGATGAATAGCTGGCTTCAAAATTTTGTTTTCCGCATTAATATCAGCTGGTGGACTTTTATCCTTGCAGGGTTGCTTTCTATTTCTATTGCTGTGCTTACCGTGATCGTACAAATATTAAGATTGGCATTTATTAACCCCGTTAAATCACTGAGGATAGAATGA
- a CDS encoding ABC transporter ATP-binding protein, protein MLKITELEKIYRTEEVETVALNRLSLEVKDGEFIAVMGPSGCGKSTLLNIVGLLDDPDSGSFLFNGTEVAHFNERKRADLRKRNIGFVFQSFNLIDELTVYENVELPLIYTGVKGADRKKRVEEVLDKMQIMHRRNHYPQQLSGGQQQRVAVARAVVNNPKLILADEPTGNLDSHNGSEVMQLLTDLNEQGTTIVMVTHSEHDARYSHRIIRMLDGQTVMENIMA, encoded by the coding sequence ATGCTTAAGATCACTGAACTTGAAAAAATTTACCGCACAGAAGAAGTAGAGACTGTCGCGCTTAACAGGCTTTCACTTGAAGTGAAGGATGGAGAATTTATTGCCGTAATGGGCCCTTCAGGATGTGGCAAATCCACCCTTCTGAATATTGTGGGACTGCTTGATGATCCGGATAGCGGAAGTTTTCTTTTTAACGGAACTGAGGTTGCGCACTTTAACGAACGCAAGCGTGCGGATCTCCGTAAAAGAAACATTGGATTTGTATTTCAAAGCTTTAACCTGATTGATGAGCTTACGGTATATGAGAATGTCGAGCTTCCGCTGATTTACACCGGAGTAAAAGGTGCAGATCGAAAAAAACGTGTAGAAGAGGTGCTTGATAAGATGCAGATCATGCACCGCCGCAACCACTATCCGCAACAGCTTTCCGGCGGACAGCAACAACGGGTTGCTGTGGCCCGGGCAGTAGTTAATAACCCCAAGCTTATTCTCGCGGATGAACCTACCGGTAATCTTGATTCACACAATGGCAGCGAAGTGATGCAGCTGCTTACTGATTTAAATGAACAGGGAACCACCATTGTGATGGTAACCCACAGTGAGCATGACGCCCGATACAGCCATCGCATTATCCGTATGCTCGATGGACAAACAGTGATGGAAAATATTATGGCGTGA
- a CDS encoding efflux RND transporter periplasmic adaptor subunit → MDRVIPKKRWTTKRILTYAGIAGMALLIIASYYFTTGKSRLNVDTERITISEVKNGSFQEFIPVNGVVLPITTIYLDATEGGRVEEKYVEDGAVLKKNDPILKLVNTDLELDLANRQTAVFDVLTQMQNTKNLSDQNTIRELNQMADVENAFEEAQRIFFVDSTLYKQGAIGLQEFQSAKNNYDYQISRRKLAGRTLASDSISTKQQLRQMHESYAHMQNALSLMQRKVGDLIVRAPVDGQLTSLDAEIGESKNNGDRLGQIDVLSGYKVRVDVDEHYISRIFTGLMGDFTFANKTYQLKIKKIFTQVNNGRFQVDMEFVNEVPQGIRRGQTLQIRLALSDETQALLLPKGGFFQQTGGNWIFKVNASGATAYKTDIQIGRQNPDYYEVLQGLKPGDKVVTSSYENYGTMDELVLKK, encoded by the coding sequence TTGGACAGAGTAATTCCAAAAAAAAGGTGGACTACGAAACGAATCCTTACCTATGCTGGTATTGCAGGCATGGCACTGCTGATCATCGCCAGTTATTATTTCACCACAGGAAAAAGCCGGTTAAACGTAGATACAGAGCGAATCACTATTAGTGAAGTGAAGAATGGATCTTTCCAGGAATTCATTCCAGTAAATGGTGTGGTACTTCCTATCACCACCATTTACCTGGATGCCACCGAAGGCGGAAGAGTAGAAGAAAAATATGTTGAAGATGGAGCTGTGCTGAAAAAAAACGACCCCATACTTAAGTTGGTGAACACGGATCTCGAGCTGGATCTTGCCAACCGGCAAACTGCAGTATTTGATGTTTTGACTCAAATGCAAAACACAAAAAATCTTTCAGATCAAAACACCATTCGTGAGCTCAACCAAATGGCGGATGTAGAAAATGCTTTTGAAGAAGCACAGCGCATTTTCTTTGTCGACAGTACACTGTATAAACAAGGAGCGATCGGCTTGCAGGAATTCCAATCTGCAAAAAATAATTATGATTACCAGATAAGCCGTAGGAAACTTGCAGGGCGGACACTTGCAAGTGATTCAATTTCCACCAAACAGCAGCTCCGGCAAATGCATGAGTCTTATGCACATATGCAAAACGCCCTTTCTCTTATGCAAAGGAAAGTAGGTGATCTGATTGTACGTGCCCCGGTTGATGGCCAGCTCACTTCACTCGATGCAGAAATTGGTGAGTCGAAAAATAACGGAGACCGGCTTGGGCAAATTGATGTGCTAAGCGGATATAAAGTACGTGTAGATGTGGATGAACACTACATCTCCAGAATTTTTACCGGGCTGATGGGTGACTTCACATTTGCAAACAAAACATACCAGCTTAAGATAAAAAAAATATTTACACAGGTAAACAATGGTCGCTTCCAGGTGGATATGGAATTTGTAAATGAAGTACCCCAGGGCATCCGGAGGGGACAAACTTTACAGATTCGTTTGGCATTAAGTGATGAAACCCAGGCATTGCTGTTACCTAAGGGAGGATTTTTTCAGCAGACTGGAGGCAACTGGATTTTCAAAGTAAATGCGTCCGGAGCTACAGCTTATAAAACGGATATTCAGATTGGCAGGCAAAATCCGGATTATTACGAAGTATTACAGGGGCTGAAGCCCGGGGACAAGGTGGTTACGTCCAGTTATGAGAATTATGGAACTATGGACGAATTGGTTTTGAAAAAATAA
- a CDS encoding sulfurtransferase: MPEYSNPEMLVSTEWVDEHKTDQNIVIAEVDVDTASYTEGHIPNAIGWNWQTQLCDTIQRDVISKADLEKLLGQSGISNNSTIILYGDSNNWFAAWAHWQLKMYGHADVRIMNGGRKKWLSEGRELSRDMPPQKLVRYNAQDRDESLRTYLRQAMQAMDAEDYVMVDVRSGDEFTGKILSPPGLPETCQRGGHIPGAKNIPWAQACNEDGTFKSRQDLEALYMGKGITPEKKVIAYCRIGERSSHTWFVLKYLLGYPNVTNYDGSWTEWGNLVGAPVEK, encoded by the coding sequence ATGCCGGAGTATTCCAATCCAGAAATGCTTGTGTCAACAGAATGGGTAGATGAGCATAAAACTGATCAAAACATCGTAATAGCCGAAGTAGATGTTGATACAGCTTCTTATACAGAAGGTCATATTCCTAATGCTATTGGCTGGAATTGGCAAACACAATTGTGTGATACAATTCAACGGGATGTTATCAGTAAAGCTGATCTGGAAAAGCTTCTTGGACAGAGCGGTATTTCAAATAACTCAACAATAATTCTTTATGGCGACAGTAATAATTGGTTTGCTGCCTGGGCCCACTGGCAACTTAAGATGTATGGTCATGCGGATGTGCGCATCATGAATGGCGGAAGGAAAAAATGGTTATCGGAAGGAAGAGAACTGTCCAGAGATATGCCACCTCAAAAATTAGTTCGCTACAATGCACAGGATCGCGATGAATCCTTGCGTACTTACCTGAGACAGGCTATGCAGGCAATGGATGCTGAAGATTATGTGATGGTGGATGTTCGTTCCGGAGATGAATTTACCGGTAAAATACTTTCACCGCCCGGCTTGCCTGAAACCTGCCAGCGTGGGGGTCATATTCCCGGGGCTAAAAATATTCCATGGGCACAGGCTTGCAATGAAGACGGTACTTTTAAATCGCGGCAGGATCTGGAAGCGCTGTATATGGGAAAAGGAATCACACCCGAAAAAAAAGTAATTGCCTACTGCCGGATCGGAGAACGTTCCAGCCATACCTGGTTTGTGCTTAAATATTTACTGGGGTATCCTAACGTTACTAACTATGATGGTTCCTGGACTGAATGGGGCAATCTCGTTGGTGCGCCTGTTGAAAAATAA
- a CDS encoding TIGR02757 family protein, protein MKQELKIFLDQKSAQYNSQDFIALDPVSIPHQFSKKQDIEIAGFFAATFSWGKRISILNSCNRLIKLMDNDPYNFIIDHTENDLKRLLDFRHRTFNPTDLLYFIHFFKNYYSEHSSLEYAFSQFLNREDENVTPALKGFHQLFFSLKDFPQRTIKHVSTPERNSACKRINMFLRWMVRKDNCGVDFGIWKNIKPSQLICPCDVHVLRVARKLKLIRNKQNNWKTAVELTSNLKKLDPVDPVKYDFALFGLGILEHF, encoded by the coding sequence ATGAAGCAAGAATTAAAAATATTCCTCGATCAAAAATCCGCTCAATATAATAGTCAGGACTTTATTGCATTAGATCCGGTAAGTATCCCACATCAATTCTCTAAAAAACAGGATATTGAAATAGCAGGTTTCTTTGCCGCTACATTCTCCTGGGGAAAGAGAATTTCGATATTAAACAGTTGCAACCGTTTAATAAAACTAATGGATAATGATCCATACAACTTTATTATAGATCACACTGAAAATGATTTGAAGCGATTGCTTGATTTCAGACACCGGACTTTCAATCCAACCGATTTGCTTTACTTCATTCATTTCTTTAAAAACTATTATTCGGAACATTCCTCCCTGGAATATGCTTTTTCACAGTTTTTAAACCGGGAAGATGAAAATGTTACTCCTGCGTTGAAAGGTTTTCATCAATTATTTTTTTCGCTTAAGGATTTTCCACAAAGAACTATTAAACATGTGTCTACCCCTGAAAGAAACTCAGCCTGCAAGCGCATCAATATGTTTTTACGCTGGATGGTTAGAAAGGATAATTGCGGTGTTGATTTTGGAATCTGGAAAAACATTAAACCCTCGCAGCTTATTTGTCCGTGTGACGTACACGTGTTGCGCGTTGCCCGGAAGCTTAAGCTGATCCGAAACAAACAAAATAACTGGAAAACAGCCGTGGAGCTGACTTCAAATCTAAAAAAATTGGACCCGGTTGATCCTGTTAAATATGATTTTGCCTTATTCGGATTGGGTATTCTTGAGCATTTTTAA
- a CDS encoding acyl-CoA desaturase, translating into MIILIFFVCHWYFSLFFQTFFHHRYSAHQMFTMPKTTEKIFIFLSWLTQGSSYLSPYSYGILHRLHHAYADTEKDPHSPKYDKNIWAMMWRTKIIYMDILHNRYPVEEKFKKDLPYWPSFEKFADSWFARIAWGTFYVLFYIAFATHWWMFLLLPIHFLMGPFHGAIINWFAHTIGSVRFKMNDTSRNLFPVDFLMLGESYHNNHHSHPGRPNFGIKWYEVDPVYPFIKLFHWMRIIRLRTVPVRA; encoded by the coding sequence ATGATCATCTTAATTTTCTTTGTCTGTCACTGGTACTTTTCGTTATTTTTTCAGACGTTTTTTCACCATCGATATTCAGCACACCAGATGTTTACGATGCCGAAGACCACCGAGAAAATTTTTATTTTTCTTAGCTGGCTTACACAAGGCAGCTCTTACTTAAGCCCTTATTCATACGGAATTTTACACCGTCTTCATCACGCGTATGCCGATACGGAAAAGGATCCGCACTCACCCAAATACGATAAGAATATCTGGGCGATGATGTGGCGCACCAAAATTATTTACATGGATATTCTTCATAACCGTTACCCTGTAGAAGAGAAATTTAAAAAAGATCTTCCTTACTGGCCTTCTTTTGAAAAATTTGCCGATAGCTGGTTTGCAAGGATTGCATGGGGAACCTTTTATGTTCTTTTTTACATTGCTTTTGCTACCCACTGGTGGATGTTTTTGCTGCTGCCCATTCACTTTTTAATGGGACCATTTCATGGTGCAATCATTAACTGGTTTGCACATACTATTGGTTCGGTTCGCTTTAAAATGAATGATACTTCAAGAAATCTTTTTCCTGTTGATTTTTTAATGCTGGGTGAAAGCTATCATAATAACCACCACAGCCATCCGGGAAGACCCAACTTTGGCATAAAATGGTATGAAGTAGATCCGGTTTATCCGTTTATCAAATTATTTCACTGGATGCGGATTATTCGGCTGCGAACAGTTCCTGTAAGAGCTTAG
- the hutH gene encoding histidine ammonia-lyase: MISIYQISSEHLSLEKLEEIIDSNAKLELSASSEEKIISCRKYLDEKLKNSDGLFYGINTGFGSLCNIRISDDQIGQLQTNLVMSHACGTGDEIPEQIVKLMLLLKIQSLSYGHSAIDISTIRRLINFYNQDILPVVYQKGSLGASGDLAPLAHLSLPLIGMGEVNLKGKKMAALDAMQLLSWQAIHLKSKEGLALLNGTQFMSAYMAHILLQAKKLSGLADFIACISIDGFDCRLDPFNELIHHVRPHKGQIETAATVLEILKGSEIAAKHKTNVQDPYSFRCIPQVHGASKDAIRYCEEILTTEINSVTDNPIVFPEDDLIISGGNFHGQPLALSFDFLAIALAELGNISERRTYLLISGQRDLPGFLVSDPGLNSGLMIPQYTAAALVSENKQLCTPASVDSIPSSNGQEDHVSMGANAATKCYRVLKNLQAILAIELLNAAQAMDFRRPLKSSDRVEEFLDKYRKKVSFNEQDRVLRNDIQATEHFLTEYFYKK, encoded by the coding sequence ATGATCTCTATTTATCAAATCTCTTCAGAGCACTTATCCCTGGAGAAGCTGGAAGAAATTATTGATTCCAATGCTAAGCTGGAATTATCTGCTTCTTCGGAAGAAAAGATAATCTCCTGCAGAAAATACCTTGATGAGAAGCTAAAAAATTCTGACGGATTATTTTACGGCATCAATACGGGTTTTGGTTCCCTTTGCAACATCCGCATCAGTGATGACCAGATAGGCCAGCTTCAAACAAACCTGGTGATGAGCCATGCCTGTGGCACCGGTGATGAAATACCGGAGCAGATTGTAAAGCTGATGTTGCTGCTGAAGATTCAATCACTTTCTTACGGGCATTCTGCAATAGATATTTCCACCATTCGCCGCCTGATTAATTTCTATAACCAGGATATTTTACCTGTAGTTTATCAAAAAGGTTCTCTGGGCGCTTCCGGTGACCTTGCGCCACTGGCACACTTGAGCCTGCCGCTTATTGGAATGGGTGAGGTTAATTTAAAAGGAAAAAAAATGGCTGCATTGGATGCAATGCAACTCCTTTCATGGCAAGCAATTCACCTTAAATCGAAAGAGGGATTAGCGCTTCTGAACGGTACTCAGTTTATGAGCGCTTATATGGCACACATTTTACTTCAGGCCAAAAAGCTTTCAGGGCTCGCCGATTTTATTGCATGTATTTCCATTGATGGATTTGATTGCCGGCTTGATCCTTTCAACGAACTGATCCACCATGTTCGCCCGCATAAAGGTCAGATCGAAACAGCTGCAACCGTTTTAGAAATATTGAAAGGAAGCGAAATAGCTGCTAAGCATAAAACAAATGTGCAGGATCCCTACTCCTTCCGGTGTATTCCCCAGGTGCATGGTGCGTCTAAGGACGCTATTCGTTATTGTGAGGAAATTCTGACCACAGAAATAAATTCGGTAACGGACAATCCGATTGTATTTCCTGAAGATGATTTAATTATTTCAGGAGGAAATTTTCACGGACAACCGTTGGCACTTTCATTCGATTTTCTTGCCATTGCTTTGGCAGAGCTGGGAAATATTTCTGAGCGAAGAACCTATCTGCTCATAAGCGGACAACGGGACCTTCCGGGGTTTTTGGTTTCTGATCCTGGCTTAAATTCGGGATTGATGATTCCGCAGTACACTGCAGCTGCACTGGTAAGTGAAAATAAGCAGTTGTGCACACCCGCATCGGTAGATTCCATACCTTCTTCCAACGGACAGGAAGATCACGTGAGCATGGGCGCCAATGCAGCAACTAAGTGTTACCGCGTGCTCAAGAACCTGCAGGCCATTCTCGCCATTGAATTGCTGAATGCTGCGCAGGCCATGGATTTTCGCCGGCCCTTAAAAAGCAGTGACCGGGTGGAAGAGTTTTTAGATAAATACCGTAAAAAGGTCTCTTTTAACGAGCAAGACAGGGTATTGCGGAATGATATACAAGCGACAGAGCATTTTTTAACAGAATATTTTTATAAAAAGTGA
- a CDS encoding histidine--tRNA ligase: MMDKPAIPSGFRDFSSEEVYRRQHIFNTIRSVFEKYGYQPIETPTMENLKTLEGKYGDEGDKLLYRIVNSGDPFRKIKSSYPDQSTSNFNPRVSDIAEKGLRYDLTVPLARYVVMHQNEIIFPFKRYQIQPVFRADRPQKGRYREFYQCDADVVGSDSLLNEVELIQIYIEVFKELGIGIQIYLNNRKILEGIAEVIGAPGRMMDIAVSIDKLDKIGMDGVRKELNLKGFTSEQIDKLFSIQALDIINGGAQIFHNSETGRKGSTELEYILKTLNIAGGFTNLENIGIDLSLARGLDYYTGTIIEVKAKNSSFKSSLGGGGRYDNLTGVFGLQGISGVGISFGADRIYDVMEEQGFSTISSKGTHVLFINFDEASETYALPLLTQIRNAGIASELYPSAEKLKKQMKYANDKKISFVIFTGENERKLEMLTLKDMSSGEQMMLSIDKIIEKIK; encoded by the coding sequence ATGATGGATAAACCAGCCATACCTTCCGGATTCCGTGATTTTTCTTCGGAAGAAGTTTACAGGCGACAGCATATATTCAATACAATCAGAAGTGTGTTTGAGAAATATGGCTATCAGCCCATTGAAACACCTACAATGGAAAACTTAAAGACGCTGGAAGGGAAGTATGGAGATGAGGGTGATAAGCTGCTTTATCGGATTGTAAACTCAGGTGATCCTTTCCGGAAAATTAAATCAAGTTATCCTGATCAATCTACTTCAAATTTTAACCCCAGGGTATCAGATATAGCCGAAAAAGGACTCCGCTATGATCTGACAGTGCCTTTAGCACGGTACGTGGTGATGCATCAAAATGAAATTATATTTCCTTTTAAGCGCTATCAGATCCAGCCTGTGTTCAGGGCAGACCGTCCGCAGAAAGGACGCTATAGAGAATTTTATCAATGCGATGCCGATGTGGTTGGCAGCGATTCTTTATTAAATGAAGTGGAGCTGATCCAGATTTATATTGAAGTTTTTAAAGAGCTGGGTATTGGAATCCAGATTTATTTAAATAACCGGAAAATTTTAGAAGGAATAGCAGAAGTAATCGGCGCGCCGGGCAGGATGATGGATATCGCGGTTTCGATAGATAAATTGGACAAAATTGGAATGGACGGAGTACGAAAGGAATTGAATCTGAAAGGTTTTACATCCGAACAAATCGATAAGTTGTTTAGCATTCAGGCTCTCGATATTATTAATGGCGGAGCACAAATCTTTCATAATTCGGAAACCGGGAGAAAGGGCAGCACAGAACTCGAGTATATCTTAAAAACGCTCAACATTGCAGGCGGCTTTACAAACCTCGAAAACATAGGGATAGACCTTTCTCTTGCGCGCGGTCTTGATTATTATACGGGGACTATTATAGAAGTAAAAGCAAAAAACAGTTCTTTTAAATCAAGTCTTGGCGGAGGTGGCAGATATGATAATTTAACGGGCGTATTTGGACTGCAAGGTATATCCGGCGTTGGAATTTCCTTTGGCGCCGATCGGATCTACGATGTGATGGAAGAGCAAGGATTTTCCACAATATCCTCTAAGGGAACTCATGTTTTGTTTATCAATTTCGATGAGGCATCTGAAACCTATGCACTCCCTTTGCTTACACAGATCCGTAATGCAGGTATTGCCTCTGAATTATATCCTTCCGCAGAAAAATTAAAAAAGCAGATGAAATACGCCAACGATAAAAAAATTTCATTTGTAATTTTTACCGGAGAAAATGAAAGAAAATTAGAAATGCTAACCTTAAAAGATATGTCCAGCGGGGAACAGATGATGCTGAGTATTGATAAGATTATTGAAAAAATAAAATAA
- a CDS encoding DUF4199 domain-containing protein has product MSRELVNGIITGFVTLGWMLLVTSLSWDDTEAGKYASLVSLAFLIAGIYITILKKRDTEKNGVISFKEAWYAGMAVSFVVGLMIGIYMAIYVKYIYPNFINDQIKEAMEYYKTEKYSQEQIDKGIESIKALYSGFGQLTYGIGTTMLSGMLISIICAAIMKRSMKSPSNVQI; this is encoded by the coding sequence ATGAGCAGGGAGCTGGTAAATGGCATTATAACAGGTTTTGTTACGCTGGGCTGGATGTTGCTGGTGACGTCACTTTCATGGGATGATACAGAAGCCGGGAAGTATGCCTCTTTGGTAAGTTTAGCTTTTCTTATTGCTGGAATTTATATCACTATTTTGAAGAAACGGGATACAGAGAAGAACGGAGTAATTTCCTTCAAAGAAGCATGGTATGCAGGTATGGCCGTAAGCTTTGTAGTGGGGTTGATGATTGGTATTTACATGGCTATTTATGTAAAATACATTTATCCCAATTTTATAAATGATCAGATTAAGGAAGCAATGGAATATTACAAGACGGAAAAATATTCACAGGAGCAAATTGATAAGGGAATTGAAAGTATAAAAGCTTTGTATTCGGGCTTTGGTCAGCTAACCTATGGAATTGGGACCACCATGCTTTCAGGAATGCTGATCTCCATTATTTGTGCGGCAATTATGAAACGAAGCATGAAATCACCTAGTAATGTGCAGATTTAA